A part of Candidatus Polarisedimenticolaceae bacterium genomic DNA contains:
- a CDS encoding glycosyltransferase family 2 protein, with product MKPYVSIVVPVLNEERTIERLARSLLEQDYPKDRYEIVMADGGSADGTLEILRRLDPEGRIRVLPNPGRTAPAALNVAIAATTGEIVTRVDAHSWIAPDYLSRVVRVMEETGEKVVGGPVRMEPDTPFRRALVEALYAKVGVGSVPYRTLRERAYVESLQTGSFRREVLDQVGPFDESLAVVEDLDMNTRIRKAGHRLLLDPSIRFWYVPRPDVRALWRQIWTVGLVKARILRKHPDIFKLKYVLPTVFVVALGASLALAPFRPWTLACPAAYAAAVVGFAASRVPRLGAGAVRLLAILPTLHVGYGLGFLVGALEPLAGRPAKPPGAP from the coding sequence TTGAAGCCGTACGTCTCGATCGTCGTCCCCGTCCTCAACGAGGAGCGGACCATCGAGCGCCTCGCGCGCTCGCTGCTCGAGCAGGACTACCCGAAGGACCGGTACGAGATCGTGATGGCCGACGGCGGCTCGGCCGACGGCACGCTCGAGATCCTCCGCCGCCTGGATCCCGAGGGACGGATCCGCGTCCTCCCCAACCCCGGACGGACGGCGCCCGCCGCCCTCAACGTCGCGATCGCGGCCACCACCGGCGAGATCGTCACCCGCGTCGACGCGCACTCGTGGATCGCCCCCGACTACCTCTCCCGCGTGGTGCGCGTCATGGAGGAGACCGGCGAGAAGGTCGTCGGCGGTCCGGTGCGGATGGAGCCCGACACCCCGTTTCGCCGCGCGCTCGTCGAGGCGTTGTACGCCAAGGTCGGGGTCGGCTCGGTTCCGTACCGTACGCTGCGCGAGCGCGCGTACGTCGAGTCGCTGCAGACCGGTTCGTTCCGGCGCGAGGTTCTCGATCAGGTCGGCCCGTTCGACGAGTCGCTCGCGGTGGTCGAGGACCTCGACATGAACACGCGGATCCGCAAGGCGGGACACCGCCTGCTGCTCGACCCGTCGATCCGGTTCTGGTACGTGCCGCGTCCGGACGTCCGGGCGTTGTGGCGTCAGATCTGGACGGTGGGTCTCGTCAAGGCGCGGATCCTCCGCAAGCACCCCGACATCTTCAAGCTCAAGTACGTGTTGCCGACCGTGTTCGTGGTCGCCCTCGGCGCGTCGCTCGCGCTCGCACCCTTCCGGCCTTGGACGCTCGCCTGTCCCGCCGCCTACGCCGCCGCGGTCGTCGGTTTCGCCGCGTCTCGCGTCCCGCGGCTCGGGGCGGGTGCCGTGCGGCTGCTCGCGATCCTCCCGACGCTGCACGTGGGGTACGGGCTCGGGTTCCTCGTCGGCGCGCTCGAGCCCCTCGCCGGACGCCCCGCGAAGCCCCCGGGAGCACCGTGA
- a CDS encoding AAC(3) family N-acetyltransferase — translation MAIRDVVRALALHYLPSTWARRLKAMQMRRRRAAVEAHPPLSEEEFRRFARERLGFEPGAAVFVHSSEDLLHLAFSPLRLLEILLELVGDEGTLLFPTFPSEGTYEVLRSGRVFDVRRTPGGTGLLGELARRLPGARRSVHPTRSVVALGRHAEALVARHHEDPYPFSASSPFALHAALGGRVVGLGVSTKNLTLVHVLDDLRPERLPCSPYVAERFDARCRRADGVEVVVAAYAHDQRRMTFDVPRFVRDHVVGEVARDFRWRGMDFFRVEAGPFLARLDGLSATGITIYGDGPGRES, via the coding sequence ATGGCGATCCGCGACGTCGTGCGTGCGCTGGCCCTGCACTACCTGCCCTCCACCTGGGCGCGTCGCCTGAAGGCGATGCAGATGCGGCGCCGGCGGGCCGCGGTCGAGGCGCACCCGCCGCTGTCGGAAGAGGAGTTCCGTCGTTTCGCCCGGGAGCGGCTGGGGTTCGAACCGGGAGCGGCGGTGTTCGTCCACTCCTCGGAGGACCTGCTCCATCTCGCGTTTTCGCCCCTGCGGCTGCTGGAGATTCTCCTCGAGCTCGTCGGCGACGAGGGGACGCTGCTCTTTCCGACGTTCCCGTCCGAGGGAACGTACGAGGTGCTTCGATCCGGGCGGGTGTTCGACGTGCGGCGGACGCCGGGAGGTACCGGGCTTCTGGGAGAGCTCGCCCGCCGCCTGCCGGGGGCGCGGCGCAGCGTGCACCCGACGCGTTCGGTGGTCGCGCTCGGCCGCCACGCCGAAGCGCTCGTCGCGCGACACCACGAGGACCCGTACCCGTTCTCGGCCTCGAGTCCGTTCGCGCTCCACGCCGCGCTCGGGGGGCGGGTCGTGGGCCTCGGCGTGTCCACGAAGAACCTGACTCTCGTGCACGTTCTCGACGACCTCCGGCCGGAGCGTCTCCCGTGCTCCCCTTACGTGGCCGAGCGATTCGACGCGCGGTGCCGACGGGCCGACGGGGTCGAGGTCGTCGTGGCCGCATACGCCCACGACCAGCGCCGGATGACCTTCGACGTCCCGCGTTTCGTCCGGGATCACGTCGTGGGTGAAGTCGCCCGGGACTTCCGCTGGCGGGGCATGGACTTCTTCCGGGTCGAGGCCGGGCCCTTCCTCGCACGTCTGGACGGGTTGTCCGCGACGGGGATCACGATCTACGGGGACGGGCCGGGGCGCGAGTCCTAG
- a CDS encoding nucleotidyltransferase family protein: MSERSDARLLLSILRGDLAAPGTPPAGARFGDLCRACDVAPTVHAILERAGRFDLVGADAERELARARHKCRNDNLLLLARLEQALDILGAEGIVPIALKGISFLGRFYPSFDARTLDDADLLVAPAEAARAIEALERAGWTGPRGAERTHWLRSSFEMPLTSPGPVTVLLEIHWSLGQEQRYDIPVGEILARTVPQEIAGRPARRLDDHDAAAHLLLHHVQHYFDRRLKWAVDLASIVADPGFDWSEVARRLRSWKGSGAASLALRHLRKVHPPASPDEARRVLPVAAWRRAILLPFRSPDPVDFFRGTRWRIVQLLLAAAALESPADLPGYLRHRARRDRD; encoded by the coding sequence GTGAGCGAGCGCTCGGACGCGCGCCTGCTCCTCTCGATCCTCCGCGGCGACCTCGCGGCTCCCGGAACGCCGCCCGCGGGCGCGCGATTCGGCGACCTCTGCCGGGCGTGCGACGTCGCCCCGACGGTGCACGCGATTCTCGAGCGCGCGGGCCGGTTCGACCTCGTCGGCGCGGATGCCGAACGCGAGCTCGCGAGGGCCCGGCACAAGTGCCGGAACGACAACCTGCTGCTGCTCGCCCGGCTCGAGCAGGCGCTCGACATCCTGGGCGCGGAAGGCATCGTCCCGATCGCGCTGAAGGGGATCTCGTTCCTGGGGCGGTTCTACCCCTCGTTCGACGCGCGCACCCTCGACGACGCCGACCTGCTCGTCGCCCCGGCCGAGGCCGCGCGCGCGATCGAGGCGCTCGAACGCGCGGGGTGGACGGGGCCGCGAGGCGCGGAGCGCACCCACTGGCTCCGCTCGAGCTTCGAGATGCCGCTGACCTCGCCCGGGCCGGTGACCGTGCTCCTCGAGATCCATTGGAGCCTCGGGCAGGAGCAGCGTTACGACATCCCCGTCGGGGAGATCCTGGCGCGCACCGTGCCGCAGGAGATCGCGGGACGACCCGCCCGACGCCTCGACGACCACGACGCCGCGGCGCACCTGCTGCTCCACCACGTGCAGCACTACTTCGACCGGCGCCTGAAGTGGGCGGTGGACCTCGCGTCGATCGTGGCGGACCCGGGGTTCGACTGGAGCGAGGTCGCTCGACGCCTGCGCTCGTGGAAGGGAAGCGGGGCGGCGAGCCTGGCTCTCCGCCACCTCCGGAAAGTGCATCCCCCGGCCTCCCCCGACGAGGCCCGGCGCGTCCTGCCCGTCGCCGCGTGGCGGCGGGCGATCCTGCTTCCCTTCCGCTCCCCCGATCCCGTCGACTTCTTCCGCGGCACGCGATGGCGGATCGTGCAGCTGCTCCTGGCGGCCGCGGCCCTCGAGAGCCCCGCGGACCTCCCGGGATACCTGCGTCACCGGGCGCGTCGCGATCGGGATTAA
- a CDS encoding polysaccharide deacetylase family protein, with protein sequence MEGPAGWDERRGPWGAPRRRRGREAVKRLVGRALAARRRPNDPGRGVGVLAYHATESDRSDPWWVDFEGQMTLLEDLGYVVVPLLEAVRRVREGSPVQAPTLAITFDDGWSNNLRVAYPALARRGWSSTVFVTSSFLGRAPFFRPEELRSLADLGVEVGNHTHAHPDLTRLSPQAIAAELAECDRILSDLAGRRPRTFCYPFGLYSPAVRRAVEAYGFDAACTGRVGFNTPGSDVFLLRRVTIEPGEGPTELRWRLAGGYDFLDRKQAWMDAER encoded by the coding sequence ATGGAAGGACCGGCGGGTTGGGACGAGCGGCGGGGGCCGTGGGGAGCCCCCCGCCGGCGCAGGGGACGCGAGGCCGTCAAGCGCCTCGTCGGCCGGGCGCTCGCGGCGAGGCGACGCCCCAACGATCCCGGGCGGGGCGTCGGCGTGCTCGCCTATCACGCGACCGAGTCCGACCGGAGCGATCCCTGGTGGGTGGACTTCGAAGGACAGATGACGCTGCTCGAGGATCTCGGGTACGTGGTCGTCCCGCTGCTGGAGGCGGTCCGGCGCGTTCGCGAGGGGTCTCCGGTCCAGGCGCCCACACTCGCGATCACATTCGACGACGGCTGGTCGAACAACCTCCGTGTCGCCTACCCCGCGCTGGCGCGGCGCGGCTGGAGCTCCACGGTGTTCGTGACGTCGTCGTTCCTCGGACGGGCGCCGTTCTTCCGGCCCGAGGAGCTGCGATCGCTCGCGGATCTCGGCGTCGAGGTCGGAAACCACACACACGCCCACCCGGACCTGACGCGGCTTTCCCCGCAGGCGATCGCCGCCGAGCTCGCGGAATGCGACCGGATCCTCTCCGATCTCGCGGGGCGGCGCCCACGGACGTTCTGTTATCCGTTCGGGCTCTACTCTCCGGCGGTCCGGCGGGCGGTCGAGGCGTACGGGTTCGACGCGGCCTGCACCGGCCGGGTCGGATTCAACACGCCGGGGAGCGACGTGTTCCTGCTCCGGCGCGTGACGATCGAGCCCGGGGAGGGGCCGACCGAGCTGCGCTGGCGTCTCGCCGGTGGCTACGACTTCCTCGATCGCAAACAGGCGTGGATGGACGCGGAGCGTTAA
- a CDS encoding polysaccharide biosynthesis C-terminal domain-containing protein, with amino-acid sequence MERPADDVRRRTLSGIRAVALLNVATLPLSFLINLVLSRSSPLALGYYGASQLFVGTFITFFVLGGPPVFARFVPRIPPSRRLSFLLAYTGACLALFAATAALLAAAPSAVSGLIARFGEPPLAWAAVLCVAVLVWAFTSHFLYGSLEAPRAAWTLKSVTLGYAVLALAFLGPLREALAHDPRRAIWGATVVVHVLGAFLGAFHVWRTVPRGTGVDLRGLPEGFWPVVGYVHLGTLVAFVYSSLSPAAVLLTLDVGALAFLHAAGRFPLLVVSLPAMIADVVAPGLASLDASGMRDRALRHATAAVEAALVVTVPLVLGFVFFARDAMALFGPPFVEHRELLRILALSALSAPVVYVGSGMLAAFGAFRAYLLASALYVATALVLVVVLVRGFGLPGAAWAATIGAALQQTVVTVTLRRRLGYAAPSRATAAWVCCAGAFALASTVDPGRLAAAGAFVLATIAFAVLGRVRPSEVRDLARRLLGRG; translated from the coding sequence ATGGAGAGGCCAGCCGACGATGTGCGCCGCCGCACCCTCTCCGGCATCCGCGCCGTCGCGCTGCTGAACGTCGCGACCCTTCCGCTTTCGTTCCTGATCAACCTCGTCCTGAGCCGGTCGTCCCCCCTGGCGCTCGGGTACTACGGGGCGAGCCAGCTGTTCGTCGGGACCTTCATCACGTTCTTCGTCCTCGGCGGGCCGCCGGTGTTCGCGAGGTTCGTCCCGAGGATCCCGCCTTCCCGTCGGCTGAGCTTCCTGCTCGCCTACACCGGCGCGTGCCTCGCGCTGTTCGCGGCGACGGCGGCGCTCCTGGCGGCGGCGCCCTCCGCGGTGTCGGGGCTGATCGCCCGCTTCGGGGAGCCTCCGCTCGCGTGGGCCGCGGTGTTGTGCGTCGCCGTGCTGGTCTGGGCCTTCACCTCCCACTTCCTGTACGGCTCGCTGGAGGCCCCGCGGGCGGCCTGGACGCTGAAGTCCGTGACCCTGGGTTACGCCGTGCTCGCGCTGGCCTTCCTCGGTCCCCTTCGCGAGGCGCTGGCGCACGACCCCCGGCGTGCGATCTGGGGGGCGACCGTCGTGGTTCACGTCTTGGGGGCGTTCCTCGGCGCCTTCCACGTGTGGCGCACGGTGCCGCGAGGCACGGGCGTCGATCTCCGGGGGCTGCCCGAAGGGTTCTGGCCGGTCGTGGGCTACGTGCATCTCGGTACGCTCGTCGCGTTCGTGTATTCGAGCCTCTCCCCGGCCGCGGTGCTCCTGACCCTCGACGTCGGCGCGCTCGCGTTCCTCCACGCCGCCGGGCGCTTCCCGCTGCTCGTCGTCAGCCTTCCCGCGATGATCGCCGACGTCGTCGCGCCCGGACTCGCGAGTCTCGACGCGTCGGGCATGCGCGACCGCGCGCTCCGACACGCCACCGCCGCCGTCGAGGCGGCGCTCGTGGTCACGGTGCCGCTCGTCCTCGGCTTCGTCTTCTTCGCGCGGGACGCGATGGCCCTCTTCGGGCCGCCGTTCGTCGAGCACCGGGAACTGCTGCGCATCCTCGCGCTGTCGGCGCTGTCCGCCCCCGTGGTCTACGTCGGCTCGGGGATGCTCGCCGCGTTCGGCGCGTTCCGCGCGTACCTGCTCGCCTCGGCGTTGTACGTCGCGACCGCGCTCGTCCTGGTCGTCGTGCTGGTTCGCGGTTTCGGCCTTCCCGGCGCGGCCTGGGCGGCGACGATCGGCGCCGCGCTCCAGCAGACGGTGGTCACCGTGACCCTCCGGCGCCGCCTGGGCTACGCGGCGCCGTCGCGCGCCACGGCGGCCTGGGTATGCTGCGCGGGGGCGTTCGCGCTCGCGAGCACCGTCGATCCCGGCCGGCTCGCGGCGGCGGGAGCGTTCGTCCTGGCCACGATCGCGTTCGCCGTTCTGGGCCGCGTGCGGCCGAGCGAAGTCCGCGATCTCGCGCGCCGGTTGCTGGGCCGCGGCTAG